One window from the genome of Betaproteobacteria bacterium encodes:
- the zwf gene encoding glucose-6-phosphate dehydrogenase — protein sequence MNEQPSDALVFFGATGDLAYKKIFPSLQAMIKRGHLDVPVIGVAKAGWNLDQLKARARDSIERNGVFDAAAFARLSELLRYVDGDYGDAATFQALRKELGAAHRPAHYLAIPPALFGVVVEQLAKSGCTEGARVVVEKPFGRDLATARDLNRILLGCFDEEHIFRIDHYLGKRPVHNLVFFRFANAFLESFWNREFIKSVQITMAEDFGVQGRGAFYDQVGTMRDVVQNHLFQVLANLAMEPPARDDAESMRDEKVKVLKSIRPIEPANLLRGQFRGYLQEPGVAADSPRETFAALRLDIDSWRWAGVPFYIRAGKCLPVTCTEAVVTLRRAPRVFAGCAGKANYLRFRISPEMTLAIGATVMDPKDRMIGEQTELLASHRPDGAQIDAYERVLGDAMAGDRTLFAREDYVEEAWRIVDPVLKAGTPVHAYEPGTWGPLPADDSVSPPGGWRNPVVTG from the coding sequence ATGAACGAACAGCCATCAGACGCGCTGGTATTCTTCGGCGCCACCGGCGACCTTGCCTACAAGAAGATATTTCCTTCCTTGCAGGCGATGATCAAGCGCGGCCACCTCGACGTGCCGGTAATCGGCGTCGCCAAGGCAGGCTGGAACCTTGACCAGCTCAAGGCGCGCGCACGCGACAGCATCGAAAGGAACGGCGTGTTCGATGCCGCCGCGTTCGCGCGCCTGAGCGAGCTGCTGCGCTACGTGGACGGCGATTATGGCGACGCGGCGACGTTCCAGGCGCTGCGCAAGGAACTCGGCGCCGCGCACCGGCCGGCGCATTACCTCGCGATCCCGCCCGCGCTGTTTGGTGTGGTGGTCGAGCAACTGGCCAAGTCGGGCTGCACCGAAGGCGCCCGAGTCGTGGTCGAGAAGCCGTTCGGGCGCGATCTCGCCACGGCACGGGATCTGAACCGGATACTGCTCGGCTGTTTCGACGAGGAGCACATCTTTCGCATCGACCATTACCTGGGCAAGCGGCCGGTGCACAACCTGGTCTTTTTCCGCTTCGCCAACGCGTTCCTCGAATCGTTCTGGAACCGCGAGTTCATCAAGAGCGTGCAGATCACCATGGCCGAGGATTTCGGCGTGCAAGGCCGCGGTGCCTTCTACGACCAGGTCGGCACGATGCGCGACGTGGTCCAGAACCACCTGTTCCAGGTGCTGGCCAACCTCGCCATGGAGCCGCCGGCGCGCGACGACGCCGAATCGATGCGCGACGAGAAGGTCAAGGTGCTCAAGTCGATCCGGCCGATCGAGCCGGCCAATCTCCTGCGCGGCCAGTTTCGCGGCTACCTGCAGGAGCCCGGCGTCGCGGCCGACTCGCCGCGGGAGACTTTCGCGGCATTGCGGCTGGATATCGATTCCTGGCGCTGGGCCGGCGTGCCGTTCTACATCCGCGCGGGCAAGTGCCTGCCGGTGACCTGCACGGAGGCTGTCGTCACGCTGCGCCGCGCGCCCAGGGTGTTTGCCGGGTGCGCCGGCAAGGCGAACTACCTGCGCTTCAGGATCAGTCCGGAGATGACCCTCGCCATCGGAGCCACGGTGATGGACCCGAAGGACCGGATGATAGGCGAGCAGACGGAGCTGCTCGCGAGCCACCGGCCCGACGGCGCCCAGATTGACGCCTACGAGCGGGTGCTGGGCGACGCGATGGCCGGTGACCGGACCCTGTTCGCGCGCGAGGACTATGTGGAAGAGGCGTGGCGCATCGTCGATCCCGTGCTCAAGGCGGGCACTCCGGTCCACGCCTACGAGCCCGGCACCTGGGGCCCACTGCCGGCTGACGACAGCGTGTCGCCGCCGGGCGGCTGGCGCAACCCGGTCGTCACCGGCTGA
- the pgl gene encoding 6-phosphogluconolactonase, which produces MMKIEVLADPDAVAHRAAGLVAADARAAVDARGRFVMAVSGGRTPWAMLRALAQEDMPWAGVHVMQVDERVAPAGDAQRNLTHLAESLLAHAPLAPAQVHAMPVEATDLEAAAASYARMLRELAGSPPVLDLIHLGLGPDGHTASLVPGDPVLDNIADDVALAGPYRERRRMTLTYPTLDRARRILWLVTGADKAAMLARLCDADRSIPAGRVRQSRALLLADTAAANQAHPG; this is translated from the coding sequence ATGATGAAGATCGAAGTGCTCGCCGATCCCGACGCCGTGGCGCATCGGGCTGCGGGGCTGGTCGCTGCGGATGCGCGCGCCGCGGTTGACGCACGGGGCCGCTTCGTCATGGCGGTCAGTGGCGGCCGCACTCCCTGGGCCATGCTGCGGGCATTGGCGCAGGAAGACATGCCCTGGGCGGGCGTGCACGTCATGCAGGTCGACGAGCGCGTTGCACCCGCCGGAGACGCGCAGCGCAACCTCACACACCTGGCGGAAAGCCTGCTTGCGCATGCCCCGCTCGCGCCCGCGCAAGTTCATGCGATGCCGGTGGAGGCGACCGATCTGGAGGCGGCGGCGGCCAGCTATGCCAGGATGCTGCGCGAACTCGCGGGTTCGCCGCCGGTGCTCGATCTCATCCACCTCGGGCTCGGACCCGATGGCCACACCGCGTCGCTGGTGCCCGGCGACCCGGTGCTGGATAACATCGCCGACGACGTGGCGCTCGCCGGGCCTTACCGGGAGAGGCGTCGGATGACCCTGACCTACCCGACGCTCGATCGCGCGCGGCGCATCCTGTGGCTCGTGACCGGCGCGGACAAGGCGGCAATGCTCGCGCGACTGTGCGACGCCGACCGCTCGATTCCCGCAGGGCGGGTGCGCCAGAGCCGGGCCCTGCTGCTCGCGGACACGGCCGCAGCGAACCAGGCTCATCCCGGCTGA
- a CDS encoding DUF1269 domain-containing protein, with translation MQKDEPSTTVAIFPEHQGAEAAVRKLAGAGIDMKHLSVVGRGYHIDEKVVGFYNTGDRMKFWGKRGAFWGGLWGWLVGGVFLFVPVIGHVVVLGYLTAAVIAAIEGAVVIGGLSALGAALYSSGIPKDTVIAYETALKADKFLVMASGPAEEMARARAILSTLNASRVDLHESHVAAQSAKHAA, from the coding sequence ATGCAAAAGGACGAACCCAGCACCACAGTCGCGATATTCCCTGAACACCAGGGCGCGGAGGCCGCGGTCAGGAAGCTGGCCGGGGCCGGAATCGACATGAAGCACCTCAGCGTGGTCGGCAGGGGATACCACATCGACGAGAAGGTCGTGGGCTTCTACAACACGGGCGACAGAATGAAATTCTGGGGCAAGCGCGGGGCCTTCTGGGGCGGCCTCTGGGGCTGGCTCGTTGGCGGCGTGTTCCTCTTCGTTCCCGTCATCGGACACGTCGTCGTGCTGGGATACCTTACCGCCGCGGTGATCGCCGCCATCGAGGGAGCCGTCGTGATCGGCGGGCTGAGCGCCCTGGGCGCGGCTCTCTACAGCAGTGGCATTCCGAAGGACACCGTGATCGCCTACGAGACTGCCCTGAAGGCCGACAAGTTCCTGGTGATGGCGAGCGGCCCGGCAGAAGAGATGGCGCGCGCCAGGGCGATCCTGAGCACTCTGAATGCCTCGCGCGTCGACCTGCACGAGAGCCATGTTGCCGCGCAATCGGCGAAGCACGCGGCGTGA
- a CDS encoding HPr family phosphocarrier protein, translating to MQTRIIVVSNPHGLHAQACARIVNIAKRCRCSLSLVVNGRRASARNIFAVMLLTAVMGVSVRIEANGPEEDAAMREIAQLFHDGFGERR from the coding sequence ATGCAGACCCGAATCATCGTCGTCTCCAACCCCCATGGCCTCCATGCGCAAGCGTGCGCGCGCATCGTGAACATTGCAAAGCGCTGCCGCTGCAGCTTGTCGCTGGTGGTCAACGGGCGCCGCGCGAGCGCGCGCAACATCTTTGCCGTCATGCTCCTGACCGCCGTGATGGGCGTATCGGTGCGGATCGAGGCCAACGGTCCAGAAGAGGATGCCGCCATGCGGGAGATCGCCCAGCTGTTTCACGACGGCTTCGGCGAGCGCCGTTAG
- a CDS encoding response regulator transcription factor has product MRILLVEDDVMIGEAVLDLLRAENYAVDWVKDGEMAETALRAQGYDLVLLDLGLPRRDGLAVLRSLRSRKERIPVLIATARDSVQQRVEGLDAGADDYVLKPYDLDELLARIRALLRRAAGRAEPVYEHKGVSINPATREVAIGGRPVALSAREWAVLEPLLARPGMVLSRAQLEDKLYGWKDEISSNAVEVYIHGLRKKLGADLIRNVRGVGYMVPKA; this is encoded by the coding sequence GTGCGAATCCTGCTGGTCGAAGACGACGTGATGATCGGCGAGGCCGTTCTGGATCTCCTGCGCGCCGAGAACTATGCCGTCGACTGGGTCAAGGACGGCGAGATGGCCGAGACGGCGCTGCGCGCGCAGGGTTACGACCTCGTCCTGCTCGACCTCGGCCTGCCGCGCCGCGATGGCCTGGCGGTGCTGCGTTCGCTGCGTTCGCGCAAGGAGCGCATACCGGTATTGATCGCCACCGCCCGCGATTCGGTGCAGCAGCGCGTCGAGGGCCTGGACGCCGGCGCGGACGACTACGTGCTCAAGCCCTATGATCTCGACGAGCTTCTCGCCCGCATCCGGGCGCTGCTGCGGCGTGCGGCCGGCCGGGCAGAGCCGGTTTACGAGCACAAGGGCGTGAGCATCAATCCGGCGACCCGCGAAGTCGCCATCGGCGGCCGGCCCGTGGCGCTGTCGGCGCGCGAATGGGCGGTTCTGGAGCCGCTCCTGGCGCGGCCGGGCATGGTGCTGTCGCGCGCGCAGCTGGAAGACAAGCTCTATGGCTGGAAGGACGAGATCAGCAGCAACGCCGTCGAGGTCTATATTCACGGCCTGCGCAAGAAGCTTGGCGCCGACCTGATCCGGAACGTCCGCGGCGTGGGCTACATGGTGCCCAAGGCGTGA
- a CDS encoding sensor histidine kinase N-terminal domain-containing protein, with protein sequence MGMNAAHSLSARLLWLLLAAILLTAVMQASIVYRTARAEADEIFDYHMQQMAMALRSGLPADAAAAGANEAGDEENFDFVVQVWTSDGLKVFQSAARAELPQRAILGFSTVEARGGTYRVFSMQTRSRVIQIAQDMTIRSEMARTLALRTVGPVAVVAPLLMLLAWWVVSISLAPVSRVRRQVAQRQADDLTEVSEVGLPDEIRPLVHELNLLFGRVRHAFDAQKSFVADAAHELRSPLAALKLQVLGLQRAPDDAARELAISRVGAGIDRATRLVEQLLALARQQANLASGAKPQAVALAQMAGQAVAEVAPAAHARGVDLGLGRADEGDIDGHPEALRILIRNLLDNAIKYTPPGGRVDLEVERRADALVLSVDDSGPGIPEQDRERVLDRFYRLEGSETTGSGLGLSIVKSIADLHGAELELGRSTRLGGVRAQVRFPTGR encoded by the coding sequence ATGGGCATGAATGCCGCCCACTCGTTGAGCGCGCGCCTGCTGTGGCTCCTCCTTGCCGCAATCCTGCTGACGGCGGTGATGCAGGCGTCCATCGTGTACCGAACCGCGCGCGCCGAGGCGGATGAGATCTTCGACTACCACATGCAGCAGATGGCGATGGCGCTGCGTTCGGGCCTGCCGGCGGATGCAGCGGCGGCCGGGGCCAACGAGGCCGGCGACGAGGAGAATTTCGACTTCGTGGTCCAGGTCTGGACTTCCGACGGCCTGAAGGTCTTCCAGTCGGCGGCGCGAGCCGAACTGCCCCAGCGCGCGATCCTGGGGTTCTCGACCGTGGAGGCGAGAGGCGGCACGTACCGCGTGTTCTCGATGCAGACCCGCAGCCGGGTCATCCAGATCGCGCAGGACATGACGATCCGAAGTGAGATGGCGCGAACACTTGCGCTGCGGACGGTGGGCCCGGTGGCCGTGGTCGCGCCGCTGCTCATGCTCCTGGCGTGGTGGGTGGTCAGCATCTCGCTTGCCCCCGTGTCGCGGGTGCGCCGTCAGGTGGCGCAGCGCCAGGCAGACGATCTTACCGAGGTGAGCGAGGTCGGCCTGCCGGACGAAATCCGGCCCCTGGTGCACGAATTGAATCTCCTCTTCGGGCGCGTGCGCCATGCGTTCGACGCCCAGAAGAGCTTTGTCGCGGATGCGGCGCACGAACTTCGCTCGCCGCTTGCCGCACTGAAGCTCCAGGTCCTGGGCCTGCAGCGGGCGCCCGACGACGCCGCCCGCGAACTGGCGATCAGCCGCGTGGGCGCCGGCATCGACCGGGCAACGCGGCTGGTCGAGCAGTTGCTGGCGCTGGCACGCCAGCAGGCGAACCTGGCCTCGGGCGCCAAGCCACAGGCGGTCGCCCTGGCGCAGATGGCCGGTCAGGCGGTGGCCGAGGTCGCGCCGGCGGCGCACGCTCGCGGGGTCGATCTGGGCCTGGGCCGAGCCGACGAAGGCGATATCGACGGGCACCCGGAGGCGCTGCGCATCCTGATTCGCAACCTGCTCGACAACGCGATCAAGTACACGCCCCCGGGCGGGCGAGTCGATCTGGAGGTCGAACGCCGTGCCGATGCCTTGGTGCTCAGCGTGGACGACAGCGGTCCCGGAATTCCAGAGCAGGATCGCGAGCGCGTCCTGGATCGCTTCTACCGGCTGGAGGGCAGCGAGACCACGGGCAGCGGCCTGGGACTTTCGATCGTGAAGTCCATCGCGGACCTGCATGGTGCAGAGCTGGAACTCGGCCGTTCGACACGGCTCGGGGGTGTTCGCGCGCAGGTGCGGTTTCCGACTGGACGCTGA
- a CDS encoding DegQ family serine endoprotease: MNARIFTLKHVVVALVAAGVIGMAGAFGAAESGLFGSTHARAGVASAATSVPASATAPMALTDFSQITEQNGAAVVNISVSGMTRTAMDEPAGRQHGRSRMNPDDPFYEFFKRFGVPGEGSSGPQEMPARGQGSGFIISSDGLILTNAHVVRNAKDVTVKLTDRREFQAKVLGTDLKTDVAVLRIDAKNLPTVKIGSARDLRVGEWVLAIGSPYGFDNSVTVGVVSAKGRSLPDDGFVPFIQTDVAVNPGNSGGPLFNARGEVVGINSQIYSRTGGYQGLSFAIPIDMATKVKDEIVATGKATHARLGVAIQEVNQTFADSFKLDKPEGALVSSVDKGGPADQAGLKPGDVIRKVDGQPIISSGDLPSIIGEATPGQKVTLELWRQGKREEVTARLADSGDKAAKVANADEAVGKGKLGLALRALQPQEKKEADVETGLLVEDAAGPAARAGVQAGDVLVAVNGTPARSVDQVREVLAKSSKSVALLIQRDGTRIFVPVRIG; encoded by the coding sequence ATGAACGCTCGCATCTTCACTCTCAAACACGTTGTTGTCGCCCTCGTGGCGGCCGGCGTCATCGGCATGGCCGGCGCATTCGGCGCAGCGGAGAGCGGCCTTTTCGGCAGCACCCACGCCCGCGCCGGTGTTGCTTCCGCGGCCACTTCGGTGCCGGCAAGTGCCACTGCCCCGATGGCCCTGACCGACTTCTCGCAGATCACCGAACAGAACGGAGCCGCCGTCGTGAACATCAGCGTCAGCGGAATGACCAGGACGGCGATGGACGAACCGGCCGGGCGCCAGCATGGCCGTTCGAGAATGAATCCGGACGATCCGTTCTACGAGTTCTTCAAGCGCTTCGGCGTGCCAGGCGAAGGCTCCTCCGGCCCGCAGGAGATGCCCGCGCGCGGCCAGGGGTCGGGCTTCATCATCAGCTCGGATGGACTGATCCTGACCAACGCGCACGTCGTGCGCAACGCGAAGGACGTGACGGTCAAGCTGACCGATCGCCGCGAGTTCCAGGCCAAGGTGCTGGGCACGGACCTGAAGACGGACGTGGCCGTGCTCAGGATCGATGCGAAGAACCTGCCCACGGTGAAGATCGGCAGCGCGCGCGACCTGCGCGTCGGAGAGTGGGTGCTGGCCATTGGCTCGCCGTACGGATTCGACAATAGCGTGACGGTTGGTGTCGTCAGCGCCAAGGGACGCTCGCTTCCGGACGACGGCTTCGTGCCGTTCATCCAGACGGACGTGGCGGTCAATCCCGGCAACTCCGGCGGGCCGCTGTTCAATGCGCGCGGCGAGGTCGTCGGCATCAACTCGCAGATCTACAGCCGCACCGGCGGCTACCAGGGCCTGTCGTTTGCGATACCGATCGACATGGCGACGAAGGTCAAGGACGAGATCGTCGCCACCGGCAAGGCGACCCATGCCCGCCTGGGCGTGGCCATCCAGGAGGTGAACCAGACCTTTGCCGATTCGTTCAAGCTGGACAAGCCCGAGGGAGCGCTCGTGTCGAGCGTCGACAAGGGCGGGCCGGCGGACCAGGCCGGGCTCAAGCCGGGCGACGTGATTCGCAAGGTCGATGGCCAGCCGATCATTTCCTCCGGGGACTTGCCGTCGATCATCGGGGAAGCGACCCCGGGCCAGAAAGTCACGCTCGAGCTGTGGCGGCAGGGCAAGCGCGAGGAGGTGACGGCCAGGCTCGCCGACTCCGGCGACAAGGCGGCCAAGGTCGCCAACGCCGACGAGGCTGTTGGCAAGGGCAAGCTCGGCCTCGCGTTGCGCGCCCTGCAACCCCAGGAGAAAAAGGAGGCCGATGTCGAAACCGGGCTGCTGGTCGAGGATGCCGCCGGCCCCGCGGCGAGGGCCGGTGTGCAGGCCGGCGATGTCCTGGTTGCCGTGAACGGCACGCCAGCCCGAAGCGTCGACCAGGTTCGCGAAGTCCTGGCCAAGTCCAGCAAGTCGGTGGCGCTGCTGATCCAGCGTGACGGAACCAGGATCTTCGTGCCCGTGCGCATCGGCTGA
- a CDS encoding CHASE2 domain-containing protein encodes MRRFLAALLAFLRMPAGERAAPVSLRVWLGIAAAVSATMVALSFTGAGLGLEQRGFDALTVATAPMKSRLPITIVGIDEASFAQIGRQWPWPRSLYGKLIDQLKRSGALIVALDVTLSEVSTEEEDRALAQAIRDSGNVVIASTMAYQETAYVRQWIRMDPIPAFVAAGASKGLAHVDLDSDGVIRRVPDGEDVFWKAIIDRANMLSPGMLPTPVVPSGAMVRYVGPDHTFPYVSFYQALNADTDLPAGAFQDQIVLVGRDVQASLDARAAQADLFFTPFTAQTRGLTPGVEIHANVLEGAVANNLIVPASLPWRLALIVAGSLLASALLRRWRPLPSLLVVILLCAALAGTSYWLFADRSTWLPVSLAIAGVLIAYLVFGAIAFIGERRRRSEIRRAFALYVSPEVVDHMLAQPDRLRLGGERRTITVLFTDLAGFTTITEKHGPEQVAQVLQQHFSRASAIVKRRQGTLTQFIGDAIMALWGAPLDDADHATNACLAAREMQADMEDLRASLAEQGLPPIRMRVGIHTCEAVVGNLGAEDRFNYTALGDGVNLASRLEGANKLFGTPILLSGATAQRLPPGMPLREVGRIIVKGKSKPVDVYTFDEDAEVRTMTAAALAAFGRQDWDAAQAAFRGLLAKRDSDGVATHYLAWIEALRRDPPGPDWDRAESLDKL; translated from the coding sequence ATGCGCCGCTTTCTCGCCGCCCTCCTCGCGTTCCTTCGCATGCCCGCCGGAGAGCGGGCCGCCCCGGTATCCCTTCGCGTCTGGCTCGGCATCGCGGCGGCGGTGTCCGCGACAATGGTGGCGCTGTCGTTCACCGGCGCCGGTCTCGGGCTCGAGCAACGCGGCTTCGACGCGCTCACCGTGGCCACCGCTCCGATGAAGTCGCGCCTGCCGATCACGATCGTCGGCATCGACGAGGCTTCCTTCGCGCAGATCGGCCGCCAATGGCCGTGGCCGCGGAGCCTGTACGGAAAGCTGATCGACCAGCTCAAGCGTTCCGGCGCCCTGATCGTCGCGTTGGACGTGACGCTTTCCGAGGTCTCGACCGAGGAGGAGGACCGCGCGCTCGCGCAGGCGATCCGCGACAGCGGCAACGTGGTGATCGCCTCCACCATGGCCTACCAGGAAACCGCCTACGTTCGCCAATGGATCCGGATGGACCCGATCCCCGCCTTCGTCGCCGCGGGAGCGTCGAAGGGCCTGGCGCACGTCGACCTCGACAGCGACGGTGTGATCCGGCGGGTGCCGGACGGCGAGGACGTTTTCTGGAAGGCCATCATCGATCGCGCCAACATGCTGTCGCCAGGCATGCTGCCAACGCCTGTCGTGCCGTCCGGCGCCATGGTCCGCTACGTGGGGCCGGACCACACGTTTCCCTACGTGTCCTTCTACCAGGCGCTCAATGCCGATACCGACCTGCCCGCCGGGGCGTTCCAGGACCAGATCGTCCTCGTGGGCCGCGACGTGCAGGCAAGCCTGGATGCGCGCGCCGCGCAGGCCGACCTTTTCTTCACGCCGTTCACCGCGCAGACGCGCGGACTCACGCCCGGCGTCGAGATCCACGCCAACGTCCTCGAGGGGGCGGTGGCCAACAACCTGATCGTTCCCGCCTCGCTTCCCTGGCGCCTTGCGCTTATTGTGGCCGGTTCCCTCCTCGCCTCCGCGCTGCTGCGCCGCTGGCGCCCGCTGCCGAGCCTTCTCGTCGTGATCCTGCTGTGCGCGGCGCTCGCGGGCACATCCTATTGGCTGTTCGCCGATCGCTCGACGTGGCTTCCCGTCTCGCTCGCCATCGCGGGCGTGCTCATCGCCTATCTCGTTTTCGGCGCCATCGCCTTCATCGGCGAGCGCCGCCGCCGCTCGGAGATCCGTCGCGCCTTCGCGCTCTATGTCTCCCCCGAGGTCGTGGACCACATGCTCGCGCAGCCCGACCGCCTGAGGCTGGGAGGCGAGCGCCGCACGATCACCGTGCTCTTCACGGACCTGGCCGGCTTCACCACCATCACCGAAAAGCACGGGCCTGAGCAGGTGGCCCAGGTGCTGCAGCAGCACTTCTCGCGCGCCTCCGCCATCGTGAAGCGCCGTCAGGGCACCCTCACGCAGTTCATCGGCGACGCGATCATGGCGCTGTGGGGCGCGCCGCTCGACGACGCGGACCACGCCACCAATGCCTGCCTGGCGGCCCGCGAGATGCAGGCCGACATGGAAGACCTGCGCGCGAGCCTCGCCGAGCAGGGCCTGCCTCCGATCCGGATGCGCGTCGGCATCCACACGTGCGAGGCGGTCGTAGGCAACCTCGGCGCGGAGGACCGCTTCAACTACACGGCGCTGGGCGACGGCGTGAATCTCGCCTCGCGCCTCGAGGGAGCCAACAAGCTCTTCGGGACCCCGATCCTCCTGAGCGGCGCCACGGCACAGCGGCTTCCACCCGGGATGCCGCTGCGGGAAGTGGGCCGCATCATCGTCAAGGGCAAGAGCAAGCCCGTGGACGTCTACACGTTCGACGAGGACGCGGAGGTGCGGACGATGACGGCCGCGGCTCTCGCGGCGTTCGGCCGGCAGGATTGGGATGCCGCGCAGGCTGCCTTCCGGGGCCTGCTCGCCAAGCGCGACAGCGACGGCGTGGCAACCCACTACCTGGCGTGGATCGAGGCCCTGCGGCGCGATCCACCGGGGCCGGATTGGGACCGGGCCGAGTCCCTGGACAAACTGTGA